A region from the Manihot esculenta cultivar AM560-2 chromosome 13, M.esculenta_v8, whole genome shotgun sequence genome encodes:
- the LOC110630366 gene encoding probable glycosyltransferase At5g03795 isoform X1 has product MTAGKLQQASQHMCSLKGSLLTLAILTLISFTYLSIDFLHSSSSSSSPVVSNSVVKLPQRGTGVQTETETEKNEVGKSFHDELSDLYHQPQIFKLNYESMERDFKVYIYPDGDPDTFYQTPRKLTGKYASEGYFFQNIRESRFRTEDADQAHLFFIPISCHKMRGKGTSYENMTIIVQNYVESLMVKYPYWNRTLGADHFFVTCHDVGVRATEGVPFLVKNAIRVVCSPSYDVGFIPHKDVALPQVLQPFALPAGGNDVENRTTLGFWAGHRNSKIRVILARVWENDTELDISNNRISRATGHLVYQKRFYRTKFCICPGGSQVNSARIADSIHYGCVPVILSNYYDLPFNDILDWRKFSVVLKEQDVYRLKQVLKNISDDEFVALHENLVEVQKHFQWNSPPTKYDAFHMVMYDLWLRRHVIKY; this is encoded by the exons ATGACGGCCGGAAAACTCCAACAAGCATCACAACACATGTGTTCTCTTAAAGGTTCACTCCTCACTCTCGCTATCCTAACTCTAATCTCCTTCACTTACCTTTCCATCGATTTTCTCCACTCCTCTTCATCGTCTTCTTCTCCTGTGGTCTCCAATTCCGTTGTAAAGCTGCCACAGAGAGGGACGGGTGTGCAGACGGAGACAGAGACAGAGAAGAACGAGGTAGGGAAATCATTTCACGATGAGCTGTCGGATCTGTACCACCAGCCTCAGATTTTCAAATTGAATTATGAATCAATGGAGAGGGACTTCAAGGTTTACATATATCCCGATGGGGATCCCGATACCTTTTATCAAACACCTAGGAAATTGACTGGCAAATACGCTAGCGAGGGCTACTTTTTCCAGAATATCAGAGAGAGTCGCTTTCGGACTGAAGATGCCGATCAGGCTCACCTCTTCTTTATCCCCATCTCTTGCCATAAGATGCGAGGCAAG gGAACATCCTATGAGAATATGACCATAATTGTTCAGAATTATGTGGAGAGCTTAATGGTTAAGTATCCCTATTGGAACAGAACATTGGGTGCAGATCACTTCTTTGTAACTTGTCATGATGTTGGTGTAAGGGCAACTGAAGGAGTTCCATTTCTCGTAAAGAATGCAATACGAGTTGTGTGCTCCCCAAGTTATGATGTTGGATTCATTCCACACAAAGATGTTGCTCTTCCTCAAGTACTGCAGCCATTTGCACTTCCAGCTGGAGGAAATGACGTAGAAAATAG AACGACACTTGGGTTTTGGGCTGGTCATAGGAACTCTAAAATTAGAGTTATTTTGGCGCGCGTTTGGGAGAATGATACAGAGCTTGATATTTCAAATAACAGAATAAGTAGGGCTACTGGACATCTAGTGTATCAGAAGAGATTTTACAGGACTAAATTCTGCATATGCCCTGGTGGTTCGCAGGTTAACAGTGCTCGTATAGCTGATTCAATTCATTATGGATGTGTTCCTG TAATATTATCCAACTACTATGACCTGCCATTCAATGACATTCTTGATTGGCGAAAATTTTCGGTCGTACTTAAGGAGCAAGATGTATATAGGCTCAAGCAAGTTCTCAAGAACATATCTGATGATGAGTTTGTAGCTTTGCACGAGAATTTGGTTGAG GTCCAGAAACACTTCCAGTGGAATTCTCCTCCAACCAAATATGACGCATTCCACATGGTGATGTATGATCTCTGGCTGCGCCGCCATGTTATCAAATACTAA
- the LOC110630366 gene encoding probable glycosyltransferase At5g03795 isoform X2: MTAGKLQQASQHMCSLKGSLLTLAILTLISFTYLSIDFLHSSSSSSSPVVSNSVVKLPQRGTGVQTETETEKNEVGKSFHDELSDLYHQPQIFKLNYESMERDFKVYIYPDGDPDTFYQTPRKLTGKYASEGYFFQNIRESRFRTEDADQAHLFFIPISCHKMRGKGTSYENMTIIVQNYVESLMVKYPYWNRTLGADHFFVTCHDVGVRATEGVPFLVKNAIRVVCSPSYDVGFIPHKDVALPQVLQPFALPAGGNDVENRTTLGFWAGHRNSKIRVILARVWENDTELDISNNRISRATGHLVYQKRFYRTKFCICPGGSQVNSARIADSIHYGCVPGPETLPVEFSSNQI, encoded by the exons ATGACGGCCGGAAAACTCCAACAAGCATCACAACACATGTGTTCTCTTAAAGGTTCACTCCTCACTCTCGCTATCCTAACTCTAATCTCCTTCACTTACCTTTCCATCGATTTTCTCCACTCCTCTTCATCGTCTTCTTCTCCTGTGGTCTCCAATTCCGTTGTAAAGCTGCCACAGAGAGGGACGGGTGTGCAGACGGAGACAGAGACAGAGAAGAACGAGGTAGGGAAATCATTTCACGATGAGCTGTCGGATCTGTACCACCAGCCTCAGATTTTCAAATTGAATTATGAATCAATGGAGAGGGACTTCAAGGTTTACATATATCCCGATGGGGATCCCGATACCTTTTATCAAACACCTAGGAAATTGACTGGCAAATACGCTAGCGAGGGCTACTTTTTCCAGAATATCAGAGAGAGTCGCTTTCGGACTGAAGATGCCGATCAGGCTCACCTCTTCTTTATCCCCATCTCTTGCCATAAGATGCGAGGCAAG gGAACATCCTATGAGAATATGACCATAATTGTTCAGAATTATGTGGAGAGCTTAATGGTTAAGTATCCCTATTGGAACAGAACATTGGGTGCAGATCACTTCTTTGTAACTTGTCATGATGTTGGTGTAAGGGCAACTGAAGGAGTTCCATTTCTCGTAAAGAATGCAATACGAGTTGTGTGCTCCCCAAGTTATGATGTTGGATTCATTCCACACAAAGATGTTGCTCTTCCTCAAGTACTGCAGCCATTTGCACTTCCAGCTGGAGGAAATGACGTAGAAAATAG AACGACACTTGGGTTTTGGGCTGGTCATAGGAACTCTAAAATTAGAGTTATTTTGGCGCGCGTTTGGGAGAATGATACAGAGCTTGATATTTCAAATAACAGAATAAGTAGGGCTACTGGACATCTAGTGTATCAGAAGAGATTTTACAGGACTAAATTCTGCATATGCCCTGGTGGTTCGCAGGTTAACAGTGCTCGTATAGCTGATTCAATTCATTATGGATGTGTTCCTG GTCCAGAAACACTTCCAGTGGAATTCTCCTCCAACCAAATATGA
- the LOC110629437 gene encoding uncharacterized tRNA/rRNA methyltransferase slr1673, whose product MQSTYISWVPAVSPPPLSLSNSKPRLSTASPNQPQTQKISQYRYYNSDGDIDNPAEVKFTLPAHVKSITSTSNPFVKHCVKLRKSSSYRHFHGSAIVVGTTPIREIYDFQKSSEERTVEMECLILLDKAKIPEGFDDSSTRTLRVSALVMKRLSQLQSTESTEAIALMRFPTSYFVVGNHQKDADCRKWFPAPHRILVLEGIQDPGNLGTLVRSAVAFRWGGIFLLPGCCDPFNDKALKASRGASFQVPIVAGSWQNLEALKNEFQMKLLAGHPASNDELKPVSQLSQGLADSLADVPLCLVLGSEGRGLSVQSLQECELVSIPMARNYESLNVAVAGGIFLYMLQPQNQRIF is encoded by the exons ATGCAGAGCACATACATATCCTGGGTTCCTGCAGTGTCTCCTCCACCTCTCAGCCTCTCTAATTCAAAGCCCAGGCTATCTACTGCTTCGCCAAATCAACCTCAAACCCAAAAAATCTCTCAGTATCGTTATTATAATAGTGATGGGGATATTGATAATCCTGCAGAGGTGAAGTTTACATTACCAGCCCATGTAAAATCCATAACAAGTACTTCAAACCCATTTGTGAAGCACTGTGTCAAGCTCCGTAAGAGCTCCTCTTATCGCCATTTCCATGGTTCAGCTATTGTTGTGGGTACTACACCTATCAG GGAGATATACGACTTTCAGAAGTCATCAGAAGAGAGGACTGTTGAGATGGAGTGTCTAATTCTTCTTGATAAAGCTAAGATCCCTGAAGGATTTGATGATTCCTCTACTCGTACTTTGCGTGTGAGCGCTTTGGTGATGAAAAGACTTTCACAGTTGCAATCTACTGAATCTACTGAAGCAATTGCCCTGATGAGATTTCCTACCAGCTACTTTGTTGTAGGTAATCATCAAAAAGATGCAGATTGTCGGAAATGGTTCCCAGCTCCACATCGAATTCTAGTCCTTGAGGGGATTCAG GATCCAGGTAACCTAGGAACATTAGTCAGATCGGCTGTGGCATTTAGATGG GGTGGCATTTTCCTTCTTCCTGGCTGTTGTGATCCATTCAACGACAAAGCGCTCAAAGCGAGTCGAGGAGCCTCCTTTCAGGTCCCTATAGTTGCAGGCAGTTGGCAAAATCTTGAAGCTCTCAAAAATGAATTCCAAATGAAATTGCTTGCTGGCCACCCAGCAAGTAATGATGAACTGAAGCCAGTATCGCAATTATCTCAAGGGCTTGCAGATTCTTTAGCTGATGTTCCATTATGCTTGGTTTTGGGCAGTGAAGGACGTGGCCTTTCAGTGCAATCTCTGCAAGAATGCGAGCTTGTAAGCATACCCATGGCAAGAAACTATGAGTCTCTTAATGTTGCTGTTGCGGGTGGCATTTTCTTGTACATGCTTCAGCCTCAAAACCAGAGAATTTTTTAA